Proteins found in one Syntrophorhabdales bacterium genomic segment:
- a CDS encoding IS256 family transposase: MKVDTRQRKKARKGFAQVYGDEELAARMVHVLQTGKKGLDSLVMDLGRMLAETIMDMEREERSGPEGKPLHPGVYKWAYQPGSIYCGDQKMHVNHPRLRGPGGEIALSTYQTLKERGVFSEELLARALRGISGRRYGETVVDCASALGVSSSSVSRHFIEATAAKLKAFKERDLSDIAVFAVFIDTVHRGNDAFMVALGIDSDGRKHALGFWQGATENHEICEELLADMEARGLFLSKKTLFITDGGKGIIKALKERFGAKLLHQRCIIHKDRNIQKHLAKKYRKEAHRKFMRALEQNRYEDAKKMLLDFEKWLRAINESAADSLKEALEEMLTVHRLHVPLELAKTLRSTNPIENMFSTVRDCEGNIKRYRGSAMSQRWLASVIFYCEQGFRRIKGYDQIAGLIQAIEREQGDAVSVAA; this comes from the coding sequence ATGAAAGTAGACACGAGACAGAGGAAAAAGGCAAGAAAAGGTTTTGCCCAGGTGTACGGCGATGAGGAACTGGCAGCGAGAATGGTGCATGTCCTGCAGACAGGCAAGAAGGGATTGGATTCGCTCGTGATGGATCTCGGACGCATGCTCGCTGAAACGATCATGGATATGGAGCGGGAGGAGCGCTCCGGCCCCGAAGGCAAGCCCCTCCATCCAGGCGTCTACAAGTGGGCCTATCAGCCGGGATCGATCTATTGCGGCGACCAGAAGATGCACGTCAATCATCCGCGCTTGCGAGGTCCCGGAGGAGAGATCGCGCTCTCCACGTATCAGACCTTGAAAGAGCGCGGTGTTTTCTCAGAGGAGCTTCTCGCGCGGGCACTCCGGGGTATATCGGGCAGACGCTACGGCGAGACCGTCGTCGATTGCGCATCCGCCTTGGGCGTCTCGTCCTCCTCCGTTTCCCGACACTTCATCGAGGCCACTGCCGCAAAGCTCAAAGCGTTCAAGGAAAGGGACCTCTCAGACATCGCTGTCTTTGCTGTCTTCATCGACACCGTCCACCGGGGCAACGACGCCTTCATGGTGGCCCTGGGCATTGACAGCGACGGCCGTAAGCATGCCCTCGGGTTCTGGCAGGGAGCTACGGAGAATCATGAGATCTGCGAAGAGCTCCTTGCCGATATGGAGGCACGGGGGCTTTTCCTTTCGAAGAAGACGCTGTTCATCACCGACGGCGGCAAGGGCATCATCAAGGCCCTGAAAGAACGGTTTGGCGCAAAACTGCTCCACCAGCGCTGTATCATCCACAAGGACCGAAACATCCAGAAACATCTCGCCAAGAAATACCGGAAAGAGGCGCACCGGAAATTCATGAGAGCACTGGAGCAGAACCGCTACGAGGACGCGAAAAAGATGCTCCTCGATTTTGAGAAATGGTTACGAGCCATCAACGAGTCTGCGGCCGACTCTCTGAAAGAGGCCCTGGAAGAGATGCTTACGGTCCACCGCCTACACGTTCCCTTGGAGCTCGCGAAGACGCTGCGGTCGACCAACCCCATAGAGAACATGTTCTCGACGGTCCGTGACTGCGAGGGCAACATCAAACGCTACCGGGGAAGCGCTATGTCACAGCGATGGCTCGCATCGGTCATCTTCTACTGTGAACAGGGTTTTCGAAGGATCAAGGGTTACGATCAGATTGCCGGTCTCATTCAGGCCATCGAACGGGAACAGGGAGACGCGGTGTCGGTCGCTGCATGA